A genomic window from Sebastes fasciatus isolate fSebFas1 chromosome 7, fSebFas1.pri, whole genome shotgun sequence includes:
- the ulk2 gene encoding serine/threonine-protein kinase ULK2, whose product MAMEPVGDFEYSRKDLVGHGAFAVVFKGRHRKKTDWEVAIKSINKKNLSKSQILLGKEIKILKELQHENIVALYDVQETPNSVFLVMEYCNGGDLADYLQAKGTLREDTLRVFLQQISAAMRILNSKGIIHRDLKPQNILLSYVGRKKSSISGIRIKIADFGFARYLQSNMMAATLCGSPMYMAPEVIMSQNYDAKADLWSIGTVIYQCLVGKPPFQANSPQDLRMFYEKNKNLQPIIPRETSQQLGHLLLGLLQRNQKDRMDFDAFFSHPFLEPSPTIKKSCPVPVPSASNATATDSSCGSSPCIRYNSPPSLPDMQTLAEDGLSSPPLGPPNFLQLSKESAGSTSSKNSSSDTDDFVLVPHLSTDSYDQPMGAGRRPSTEFLMSGGQPQPTPGQTPISPRVETTPIPVPTQIRNYQRIKQNLSSSPTTTLYSSPRSGTVRRSNTSPMGFPKVGSGSPSSADVPQTVGRRLSIGSSRPYSPSPLVGTIPEQLGHCCCHLQNHEPRSRSSSGGSPVPSSQLLGARLQSAPTLTEVYQTRQKLHKQLSDPVQPSSSSSCSHSPQLGRPANLGSSPTKLLGSSPRMHDWLQKSPLPTIIGSPTKTISAPFKIPKTQASCNLMALVDSPVPTKTLADARDICAHHCNPYLTGRPAAPEASRTFGRSVSTGRLSEQPIRINLGGQAYQGSNDSLNTERPMDTAPAGPSGLVQVGSGSPRTVLFTVGSPPNSSTPPTCSHLGTRPRTTSVGSNSSAGSLCSTSGRVYVGSPPGMALGTSPPAGFGGGQVVPGNEGAPSSLRYVPYGTSPPSLEGFITFEAPELPEETLMEREHTDTLMHLRMMLSFTDCVLEMAAVRAGGTELGLSAASLYPPQDSVVVDQISQLSKEWGQVEQLVLYMKAAQLLASSLHMAKAQIKSTKLNPSSAVKQVVKSLNERYKSCISLCRRLTDKLNHFFSDKQRFVDEINSVTAEKLIYNQAVEMVQSAALDEMFKQTEDIAYRYSKAAMLLDGLSKILQDPTDIENVVKYKASVDRRISALCYCTVTLYE is encoded by the exons CAAAGGGGACACTGAGAGAAGACACACTGAGGGTTTTCCTCCAGCAGATTTCTGCTGCCATGCGCATCCTCAACAGCAAAGGAATCATCCACCGTGATCTGAAACCACAGAACATCCTGCTGTCGTACGTGGGTCGCAAGAAGTCCAGCATCAGCGGCATCCGCATCAAAATAG CTGACTTTGGCTTCGCACGGTACCTCCAGAGCAACATGATGGCAGCCACACTATGTGGGTCACCCATGTACATG GCCCCAGAGGTCATCATGTCCCAGAATTACGATGCCAAGGCCGACCTGTGGAGCATAGGGACGGTCATTTACCAGTGTCTGGTCGGCAAGCCACCGTTCCAG gCCAATAGTCCCCAAGACCTGAGGATGTTCTATGAGAAGAACAAGAACCTACAACCTAT CATCCCACGGGAGACATCCCAACAACTTGGCCACCTTCTGCTTGGGCTGCTGCAAAGGAATCAGAAAGACAGGATGGACTTTG ACGCGTTTTTTAGCCATCCTTTCCTGGAGCCGTCACCCACCATTAAAAAAT CATGTCCGGTGCCGGTCCCCAGCGCCTCCAACGCGACAGCGACGGACAGCTCCTGTGGCAGCTCCCCATGCATCCGCTACAACTCCCCTCCT TCTCTCCCGGACATGCAGACACTAGCAGAAGATGGTCTGTCATCCCCTCCGCTCGGTCCGCCCAACTTCCTGCAGCTGTCCAAAGAGTCTGCAGGAAGCACCAGCAGTAAGAACTCGTCCAGTGACACTGACGACTTTGTCCTGGTGCCTCACCTCTCTACTGACAGCT atGACCAGCCGATGGGAGCAGGTCGTCGGCCGTCCACTGAGTTCCTCATGTCTGGAGG GCAGCCGCAGCCTACCCCGGGACAGACCCCCATCAGCCCACGGGTTGAGACCACCCCGATCCCTGTTCCCACCCAGATCCGCAACTACCAGCGCATCAAGCAGAACCTCTCCAGCAGCCCGACGACCACACTGTACAGCTCCCCCAG ATCTGGCACAGTGAGGCGCTCCAACACTAGTCCTATGGGGTTTCCCAAGGTGGGCTCGGGTTCCCCCAGCTCCGCAGACGTCCCTCAGACTGTAGGCCGACGTCTCTCCATTGGCAGCTCCCGGCCCTACTCCCCGTCACCTCTTG tggGAACCATCCCGGAGCAGCTGGGTCACTGCTGCTGTCACCTGCAGAACCATGAGCCTCGTAGCCGCAGCTCCTCTGGAG GTTCCCCCGTCCCATCCTCTCAGCTCTTGGGGGCCCGGCTCCAGAGTGCCCCCACCCTCACCGAGGTCTACCAGACCAGGCAGAAACTCCACAAGCAGTTATCAGACCCCGttcagccctcctcctcctcctcctgcagtcaTTCTCCTCAGCTCGGCCGACCGGCCAACCTCGGCTCATCCCCCACCAAGCTCCTGGGCTCCTCCCCCCGCATGCACGACTGGCTGCAGAAGTCCCCGCTGCCCACCATCATTGGCTCCCCGACTAAG aCCATTTCGGCACCGTTCAAGATTCCCAAAACGCAGGCGTCCTGTAACTTGATGGCGCTGGTGGACAGCCCCGTGCCCACTAAGACGTTGGCAGATGCCCGGGATATCTGTGCCCACCACTGCAACCCGTACCTCACCGGACGCCCAGCTGCCCCTGAGGCCAGCAGGACCTTTGGCAG GTCTGTTAGTACAGGTCGTCTGTctgagcagccaatcagaatcaatCTGGGTGGACAGGCCTATCAGGGCAGCAATGACAGCTTGAACACAGAGCGACCTATGGACACAG CCCCTGCAGGTCCCAGTGGGCTGGTCCAGGTCGGGTCAGGGAGTCCTCGTACTGTCCTTTTCACCGTGGGTTCCCCGCCCAATAGCAGCACTCCTCCTACCTGCAGCCACCTGGGCACACGACCACGCACCACCTCAG TGGGCTCCAACAGTTCGGCCGGCTCCCTGTGCTCCACCAGCGGTCGGGTCTATGTCGGATCTCCTCCAGGCATGGCCTTGGGCACCTCGCCTCCGGCAGGCTTTGGGGGCGGGCAGGTAGTCCCTGGGAATGAGGGGGCACCCAGCAGCCTGCGTTATGTCCCCTATGGGACCTCCCCTCCCAGCTTGGAGGGATTCATCACATTCGAAGCCCCGGAGCTGCCTGAAGAGACCCTCATGGAG CGTGAGCATACAGACACTCTGATGCACCTACGGATGATGCTTTCATTCACCGACTGCGTCCTGGAGATGGCGGCAGTGCGAGCTGGAGGGACAGAGCTTGGCTTGTCGGCCGCCTCCCTCTACCCTCCCCAGGACAGTGTGGTTGTGGACCAGATCAGCCAGCTCAGCAAAGAGTGGGG GCAGGTGGAGCAGCTGGTGCTCTACATGAAGGCAGCTCAGCTCCTGGCTTCCTCTCTCCATATGGCCAAGGCtcagattaaatcaactaaactCAATCCTTCCAGTGCTGTCAAACAGG TGGTGAAGAGTCTGAATGAGCGTTACAAAAGCTGCATCTCCCTCTGCCGGCGGCTGACTGACAAACTCAACCACTTCTTCTCCGATAAGCAGCGATTTGTGGACGAAATCAACAGCGTCACCGCAGAGAAGCTCATCTACAATCAGGCTGTGGAGATG gttcAGTCAGCAGCTCTGGATGAGATGTTCAAGCAGACAGAAGATATAGCCTACCGCTACAGCAAGGCCGCCATGCTGCTGGACGGCCTGTCCAAGATCCTACAGGACCCCACGGACATTGAGAACGTGGTCAAGT ACAAGGCCAGCGTGGACCGCAGGATCTCAGCCCTCTGCTACTGCACTGTCACACTGTACGAGTAG